A portion of the Girardinichthys multiradiatus isolate DD_20200921_A chromosome 23, DD_fGirMul_XY1, whole genome shotgun sequence genome contains these proteins:
- the stag2b gene encoding cohesin subunit SA-2 isoform X2, producing the protein MIAAPEIPPEFAYPQDTDTRFSSDTDFSEDPDGRSGNSTKGKGGKKGKKAAGEKGKGGKGAGRINGHHQENGMENMMLFEVVKVGRSAMQSVVDEWIESYKHDRDVALLDLINFFIQCSGCKGVVSGEMFRNMQNSEIIRRMTEEFDEDSGDYPLTIAGPQWKKFKTSFCEFISVLVRQCQYSIIYDEYMMDTVISLLTGLSDSQVRAFRHTSTLAAMKLMTALVNVALNLSINMDNTQRQYEAERNKIVAKRANDRLELLLQKRKELQENQDEIENMMNAIFKGVFVHRYRDSIAEIRAICIEEIGVWMKLYSDAFLNDSYLKYVGWTMHDKQGEVRLKCLTALQGLYHNRELNARLELFTSRFKDRIVSMTLDKEYDVAVQAIKLLTLVLNSTDEVLTPEDCESVYHLVYSAHRPVAVAAGEFLYKKLFSQREPEEEGAPKRRGRQSPNANLIKTTVFFFLESELHEHAAYLVDSLWECGAELLKDWECMISLLLDDPMPGEEALIDRQETALIEIMLCTVRQAAECHPPVGRGTGKRVMTAKEKKTQLDDRTRITELFAVALPSLLSKYSVDAEKVTNLLQLPQYFDLEIYTTGRLEKHLEALLRQIKEIVEKHTDTEVLESCSKTYHALCNEEFTIFNRVDIARSQLLDELVDKFSRLLEDFLQEGEDADEDDAYQVLSTLKRITAFHNAHDLSGWDLFTSNFKLLNTGIENGDMPEQIVIHSLQCTHYVILWQLAKLSEGGSRKEDMVNLRKQMRAFCMMCQRYLTNVNTAVKEQAFTILCDLLLIFSHQMVSGGREHLEPLVYSPEDSLQSELLSFILNHVFIDQDDDTNSTDGQQDDEAVKIEALHKRRNLLAAYCKLIIYCVVEMRTGADIFKQYMRYYNDYGDIIKETMSKTRQIDKIQCAKTLILSLQQLFNEMLSELGHGFDRSSSAFCGIKELARRFSLTFGLDQVKTRDAIAMLHKDGIEFAFKEPSPQGEGGPPLNLAFLDILSEFSSKLMRQDKRTVHMYLERFMTFQMALQREDCWLPLISYRNSLQAGGDDDTMSVMSGYSSRGSSVRSKKTKPPVGTAGTSAAKRKLPEEESSSGEVWQQSIQTPVMMPSPHLTSTAMRDPKRGRDDSYMGVYALPHEQQPPPHPHPHPHPHQQHHPQTPQHHQTPMDYNSQVTWMLAQRQQEEARQQQERAMNYVKLRTNLQHAIRRGTGLMEEDEEPIVEDVMMSSEGRMDDLNEGMDFDTMDIDLPPSKNRRERSELKPDYFDPASIMDESVLGVSMF; encoded by the exons ATGATAGCAGCACCAGAGATACCACCAGAGTTCGCCTATCCTCA GGACACAGATACCAGATTCTCCTCAGACACAGACTTCTCTGAGGATCCTGATGGAAGAAGTGGAAATTCAACTAAAGGAAAG GGTGGGAAGAAAGGGAAGAAGGCGGCAGGGGAGAAAGGCAAAGGTGGGAAGGGTGCAGGCCGCATAAATGGCCACCATCAGGAGAATGGCATGGAAAACATGATGCTGTTCGAGGTTGTGAAAGTGGGCAGAAGTGCAATGCAG TCTGTTGTTGATGAGTGGATTGAGTCCTACAAACATGACAGAGATGTTGCACTGCTAGATCTCATTAATTTCTTCATCCAGTGCTCAGGATGTAAAG GTGTGGTGAGCGGAGAAATGTTTCGCAATATGCAGAACTCTGAGATCATTCGACGAATGACGGAGGAATTTGATGAG GACAGCGGCGACTATCCTCTAACCATAGCGGGGCCCCAGTGGAAGAAGTTCAAAACAAGCTTTTGTGAATTCATTTCCGTGCTAGTGCGTCAGTGTCAGTACAGCATCATCTATGATGAGTACATGATGGACACAGTCATCTCCCTCCTTACTGGACTATCCGATTCCCAAGTCCGAGCCTTCAGACACACCTCAACGCTGGCAG CCATGAAGCTGATGACAGCCCTGGTGAATGTAGCTCTAAACCTGAGCATTAATATGGACAACACCCAGCGCCAGTATGAAGCAGAGAGGAATAAAATAGTTGCTAAAAGAGCCAACGACAGGCTGGAGCTTCTCCTCCAAAAGCGTAAAGAG CTCCAAGAAAATCAGGACGAAATTGAGAACATGATGAATGCAATATTCAAAGGAGTGTTCGTTCATCGATATCG AGACTCGATAGCAGAAATCAGGGCCATCTGCATAGAGGAGATCGGTGTGTGGATGAAACTCTACAGCGATGCCTTCCTCAACGACAGCTATCTGAAGTATGTGGGGTGGACGATGCATGATAAG CAAGGAGAGGTACGTCTGAAGTGTCTGACAGCTCTGCAGGGCCTCTACCACAACAGAGAGCTCAATGCAAGGCTGGAGCTCTTCACCAGTCGCTTTAAG gATCGAATTGTTTCCATGACTCTTGACAAGGAATACGACGTCGCAGTACAAGCAATTAAACTGCTCACCCTAGTCTTAAA TAGTACCGATGAGGTCTTGACGCCTGAGGACTGTGAGAGCGTCTATCACCTGGTCTACTCGGCACACAGGCCGGTCGCAGTTGCAGCTGGAGAATTCCTCTACAAGAA ATTGTTCAGTCAGCGAGAACCAGAAGAGGAGGGTGCCCCTAAAAGAAGAGGGAGACAAAGTCCCAACGCCAACCTCATTAAGACCACTGTCTTTTTCTTCCTAGAGAGTGAG CTCCACGAGCACGCGGCTTACCTGGTGGACTCTCTTTGGGAATGTGGTGCAGAGCTACTGAAGGACTGGGAGTGTATGATCAGCTTACTGCTGGACGATCCCATGCCAGGAGAGGAAG CTCTTATAGATAGACAAGAGACGGCTTTGATTGAAATCATGCTGTGCACTGTGCGTCAGGCTGCTGAATGCCATCCACCTGTTGGAAGAGGAACAGGCAAGAGG GTAATGACAGCGAAGGAGAAGAAGACCCAGCTGGACGATCGAACACGAATAACTGAACTGTTTGCTGTGGCACTGCCGTCTCTACTGTCCAAG TACTCTGTCGATGCCGAGAAGGTGACCAACTTGTTACAGCTGCCTCAGTACTTTGACCTGGAGATTTACACCACAGGACGTCTGGAGAAG CACCTGGAGGCCCTGCTGCGTCAGATAAAGGAAATAGTGGAGAAGCACACAGACACTGAAGTTTTGGAGTCCTGCTCTAAGACGTACCACGCCCTCTGCAACGAGGAGTTCACAATCTTCAACAGGGTAGACATTGCTCGCTCCCaactcctggatgagctggtGGACAAGTTCAGCCGGTTACTGGAGGACTTTCTACAAGAG GGGGAAGATGCCGATGAAGATGACGCTTATCAGGTTTTGTCGACTCTAAAGAGGATCACAGCATTTCACAA CGCACATGACCTGTCGGGGTGGGACCTCTTTACAAGCAACTTCAAGCTACTCAACACGGGTATAGAGAATGGAGATATGCCTGAGCAG ATAGTCATCCATTCGCTGCAGTGCACCCACTATGTCATTCTGTGGCAGCTGGCTAAGTTGTCTGAGGGCGGTTCAAGAAAG GAGGACATGGTGAACCTGAGGAAGCAGATGAGGGCTTTTTGCATGATGTGCCAGCGCTACCTCACCAATGTCAACACGGCCGTCAAGGAACAG GCATTCACCATCCTGTGTGATCTTCTGCTCATCTTCAGCCATCAGATGGTCTCAGGAGGCAGGGAACATTTGGAGCCTTTGGTCTATTCACCAGAGGACTCTCTACAGTCTGAACTGCTGTCTTTCATCCTGAACCACGTCTTCATAGACCAGGACGACGACACCAATAGCACAG ATGGCCAGCAGGATGACGAGGCGGTAAAGATCGAAGCGCTGCACAAGAGGAGAAACCTCCTGGCTGCCTACTGTAAGCTCATCATCTACTGCGTGGTAGAAATGAGGACTGGAGCAGACATCTTCAAGCAGTACATGAGG TATTACAATGATTATGGCGACATCATTAAGGAGACCATGAGTAAGACTCGGCAAATTGACAAGATACAGTGTGCCAAGACGCTGATTCTTAGTCTGCAGCAG CTGTTTAATGAAATGCTGTCTGAACTGGGTCACGGGTTCGATCGCTCCTCCTCTGCGTTCTGTGGAATCAAAGAGTTGGCCCGTCGGTTTTCTCTGACCTTCGGTCTGGACCAAGTGAAAACCCGAGACGCCATCGCCATGCTCCACAA GGACGGCATTGAGTTTGCGTTTAAGGAGCCTAGTCCTCAGGGAGAGGGAGGCCCTCCCCTTAACTTGGCTTTCTTGGACATCCTCAGTGAGTTCTCCTCCAAGCTGATGAGACAAGACAAAAGAACTGT CCACATGTACCTGGAGCGCTTCATGACGTTCCAGATGGCTCTGCAGCGAGAGGACTGCTGGCTTCCACTGATCTCCTACAGGAACTCCCTGCAGGCGGGTGGCGATGATGACACCATGTCTGTGATGAGCGGCTACTCCAGCCGAGGCTCCTCGGTCCGCTCCAAGAAAACGAAGCCTCCTGTGGGTACAGCTGGAACGTCAGCAGCAAAGAGGAAGCTGCCAGAAG AGGAGAGCAGCAGCGGCGAGGTTTGGCAGCAGAGCATTCAGACGCCTGTCATGATGCCTTCCCCTCATCTCACCTCCACTGCCATGCGGGACCCTAAAAGGGGTCGCGATGACAGCTACATGGGGGTTTACGCTCTTCCTCATGAGCAGCAGCCgccaccccacccccaccctCACCCACACCCACACCAACAGCATCATCCACAGACGCCTCAGCACCACCAGACACCCATGGATTACAA TTCCCAGGTGACGTGGATGCTGGCTCAGAGACAGCAAGAAGAGGCGCGCCAGCAGCAAGAAAGAGCCATGAACTACGTCAAGCTCAGGACCAATCTGCAGCATGCTAT TCGTCGGGGCACTGGGCTCATGGAGGAAGATGAGGAGCCAATCGTGGAGGATGTGATGATGTCATCGGAGGGTCGGATGGATGACCTCAATGAAGGCATGGACTTCGACACCATGGACATCGATCTG CCACCCTCTAAGAACCGCCGCGAGAGGTCTGAGCTGAAGCCGGACTACTTTGACCCTGCTTCTATCATGGATGAATCA
- the stag2b gene encoding cohesin subunit SA-2 isoform X1, which produces MIAAPEIPPEFAYPQDTDTRFSSDTDFSEDPDGRSGNSTKGKGGKKGKKAAGEKGKGGKGAGRINGHHQENGMENMMLFEVVKVGRSAMQSVVDEWIESYKHDRDVALLDLINFFIQCSGCKGVVSGEMFRNMQNSEIIRRMTEEFDEDSGDYPLTIAGPQWKKFKTSFCEFISVLVRQCQYSIIYDEYMMDTVISLLTGLSDSQVRAFRHTSTLAAMKLMTALVNVALNLSINMDNTQRQYEAERNKIVAKRANDRLELLLQKRKELQENQDEIENMMNAIFKGVFVHRYRDSIAEIRAICIEEIGVWMKLYSDAFLNDSYLKYVGWTMHDKQGEVRLKCLTALQGLYHNRELNARLELFTSRFKDRIVSMTLDKEYDVAVQAIKLLTLVLNSTDEVLTPEDCESVYHLVYSAHRPVAVAAGEFLYKKLFSQREPEEEGAPKRRGRQSPNANLIKTTVFFFLESELHEHAAYLVDSLWECGAELLKDWECMISLLLDDPMPGEEALIDRQETALIEIMLCTVRQAAECHPPVGRGTGKRVMTAKEKKTQLDDRTRITELFAVALPSLLSKYSVDAEKVTNLLQLPQYFDLEIYTTGRLEKHLEALLRQIKEIVEKHTDTEVLESCSKTYHALCNEEFTIFNRVDIARSQLLDELVDKFSRLLEDFLQEGEDADEDDAYQVLSTLKRITAFHNAHDLSGWDLFTSNFKLLNTGIENGDMPEQIVIHSLQCTHYVILWQLAKLSEGGSRKEDMVNLRKQMRAFCMMCQRYLTNVNTAVKEQAFTILCDLLLIFSHQMVSGGREHLEPLVYSPEDSLQSELLSFILNHVFIDQDDDTNSTDGQQDDEAVKIEALHKRRNLLAAYCKLIIYCVVEMRTGADIFKQYMRYYNDYGDIIKETMSKTRQIDKIQCAKTLILSLQQLFNEMLSELGHGFDRSSSAFCGIKELARRFSLTFGLDQVKTRDAIAMLHKDGIEFAFKEPSPQGEGGPPLNLAFLDILSEFSSKLMRQDKRTVHMYLERFMTFQMALQREDCWLPLISYRNSLQAGGDDDTMSVMSGYSSRGSSVRSKKTKPPVGTAGTSAAKRKLPEEESSSGEVWQQSIQTPVMMPSPHLTSTAMRDPKRGRDDSYMGVYALPHEQQPPPHPHPHPHPHQQHHPQTPQHHQTPMDYNSQVTWMLAQRQQEEARQQQERAMNYVKLRTNLQHAISRRGTGLMEEDEEPIVEDVMMSSEGRMDDLNEGMDFDTMDIDLPPSKNRRERSELKPDYFDPASIMDESVLGVSMF; this is translated from the exons ATGATAGCAGCACCAGAGATACCACCAGAGTTCGCCTATCCTCA GGACACAGATACCAGATTCTCCTCAGACACAGACTTCTCTGAGGATCCTGATGGAAGAAGTGGAAATTCAACTAAAGGAAAG GGTGGGAAGAAAGGGAAGAAGGCGGCAGGGGAGAAAGGCAAAGGTGGGAAGGGTGCAGGCCGCATAAATGGCCACCATCAGGAGAATGGCATGGAAAACATGATGCTGTTCGAGGTTGTGAAAGTGGGCAGAAGTGCAATGCAG TCTGTTGTTGATGAGTGGATTGAGTCCTACAAACATGACAGAGATGTTGCACTGCTAGATCTCATTAATTTCTTCATCCAGTGCTCAGGATGTAAAG GTGTGGTGAGCGGAGAAATGTTTCGCAATATGCAGAACTCTGAGATCATTCGACGAATGACGGAGGAATTTGATGAG GACAGCGGCGACTATCCTCTAACCATAGCGGGGCCCCAGTGGAAGAAGTTCAAAACAAGCTTTTGTGAATTCATTTCCGTGCTAGTGCGTCAGTGTCAGTACAGCATCATCTATGATGAGTACATGATGGACACAGTCATCTCCCTCCTTACTGGACTATCCGATTCCCAAGTCCGAGCCTTCAGACACACCTCAACGCTGGCAG CCATGAAGCTGATGACAGCCCTGGTGAATGTAGCTCTAAACCTGAGCATTAATATGGACAACACCCAGCGCCAGTATGAAGCAGAGAGGAATAAAATAGTTGCTAAAAGAGCCAACGACAGGCTGGAGCTTCTCCTCCAAAAGCGTAAAGAG CTCCAAGAAAATCAGGACGAAATTGAGAACATGATGAATGCAATATTCAAAGGAGTGTTCGTTCATCGATATCG AGACTCGATAGCAGAAATCAGGGCCATCTGCATAGAGGAGATCGGTGTGTGGATGAAACTCTACAGCGATGCCTTCCTCAACGACAGCTATCTGAAGTATGTGGGGTGGACGATGCATGATAAG CAAGGAGAGGTACGTCTGAAGTGTCTGACAGCTCTGCAGGGCCTCTACCACAACAGAGAGCTCAATGCAAGGCTGGAGCTCTTCACCAGTCGCTTTAAG gATCGAATTGTTTCCATGACTCTTGACAAGGAATACGACGTCGCAGTACAAGCAATTAAACTGCTCACCCTAGTCTTAAA TAGTACCGATGAGGTCTTGACGCCTGAGGACTGTGAGAGCGTCTATCACCTGGTCTACTCGGCACACAGGCCGGTCGCAGTTGCAGCTGGAGAATTCCTCTACAAGAA ATTGTTCAGTCAGCGAGAACCAGAAGAGGAGGGTGCCCCTAAAAGAAGAGGGAGACAAAGTCCCAACGCCAACCTCATTAAGACCACTGTCTTTTTCTTCCTAGAGAGTGAG CTCCACGAGCACGCGGCTTACCTGGTGGACTCTCTTTGGGAATGTGGTGCAGAGCTACTGAAGGACTGGGAGTGTATGATCAGCTTACTGCTGGACGATCCCATGCCAGGAGAGGAAG CTCTTATAGATAGACAAGAGACGGCTTTGATTGAAATCATGCTGTGCACTGTGCGTCAGGCTGCTGAATGCCATCCACCTGTTGGAAGAGGAACAGGCAAGAGG GTAATGACAGCGAAGGAGAAGAAGACCCAGCTGGACGATCGAACACGAATAACTGAACTGTTTGCTGTGGCACTGCCGTCTCTACTGTCCAAG TACTCTGTCGATGCCGAGAAGGTGACCAACTTGTTACAGCTGCCTCAGTACTTTGACCTGGAGATTTACACCACAGGACGTCTGGAGAAG CACCTGGAGGCCCTGCTGCGTCAGATAAAGGAAATAGTGGAGAAGCACACAGACACTGAAGTTTTGGAGTCCTGCTCTAAGACGTACCACGCCCTCTGCAACGAGGAGTTCACAATCTTCAACAGGGTAGACATTGCTCGCTCCCaactcctggatgagctggtGGACAAGTTCAGCCGGTTACTGGAGGACTTTCTACAAGAG GGGGAAGATGCCGATGAAGATGACGCTTATCAGGTTTTGTCGACTCTAAAGAGGATCACAGCATTTCACAA CGCACATGACCTGTCGGGGTGGGACCTCTTTACAAGCAACTTCAAGCTACTCAACACGGGTATAGAGAATGGAGATATGCCTGAGCAG ATAGTCATCCATTCGCTGCAGTGCACCCACTATGTCATTCTGTGGCAGCTGGCTAAGTTGTCTGAGGGCGGTTCAAGAAAG GAGGACATGGTGAACCTGAGGAAGCAGATGAGGGCTTTTTGCATGATGTGCCAGCGCTACCTCACCAATGTCAACACGGCCGTCAAGGAACAG GCATTCACCATCCTGTGTGATCTTCTGCTCATCTTCAGCCATCAGATGGTCTCAGGAGGCAGGGAACATTTGGAGCCTTTGGTCTATTCACCAGAGGACTCTCTACAGTCTGAACTGCTGTCTTTCATCCTGAACCACGTCTTCATAGACCAGGACGACGACACCAATAGCACAG ATGGCCAGCAGGATGACGAGGCGGTAAAGATCGAAGCGCTGCACAAGAGGAGAAACCTCCTGGCTGCCTACTGTAAGCTCATCATCTACTGCGTGGTAGAAATGAGGACTGGAGCAGACATCTTCAAGCAGTACATGAGG TATTACAATGATTATGGCGACATCATTAAGGAGACCATGAGTAAGACTCGGCAAATTGACAAGATACAGTGTGCCAAGACGCTGATTCTTAGTCTGCAGCAG CTGTTTAATGAAATGCTGTCTGAACTGGGTCACGGGTTCGATCGCTCCTCCTCTGCGTTCTGTGGAATCAAAGAGTTGGCCCGTCGGTTTTCTCTGACCTTCGGTCTGGACCAAGTGAAAACCCGAGACGCCATCGCCATGCTCCACAA GGACGGCATTGAGTTTGCGTTTAAGGAGCCTAGTCCTCAGGGAGAGGGAGGCCCTCCCCTTAACTTGGCTTTCTTGGACATCCTCAGTGAGTTCTCCTCCAAGCTGATGAGACAAGACAAAAGAACTGT CCACATGTACCTGGAGCGCTTCATGACGTTCCAGATGGCTCTGCAGCGAGAGGACTGCTGGCTTCCACTGATCTCCTACAGGAACTCCCTGCAGGCGGGTGGCGATGATGACACCATGTCTGTGATGAGCGGCTACTCCAGCCGAGGCTCCTCGGTCCGCTCCAAGAAAACGAAGCCTCCTGTGGGTACAGCTGGAACGTCAGCAGCAAAGAGGAAGCTGCCAGAAG AGGAGAGCAGCAGCGGCGAGGTTTGGCAGCAGAGCATTCAGACGCCTGTCATGATGCCTTCCCCTCATCTCACCTCCACTGCCATGCGGGACCCTAAAAGGGGTCGCGATGACAGCTACATGGGGGTTTACGCTCTTCCTCATGAGCAGCAGCCgccaccccacccccaccctCACCCACACCCACACCAACAGCATCATCCACAGACGCCTCAGCACCACCAGACACCCATGGATTACAA TTCCCAGGTGACGTGGATGCTGGCTCAGAGACAGCAAGAAGAGGCGCGCCAGCAGCAAGAAAGAGCCATGAACTACGTCAAGCTCAGGACCAATCTGCAGCATGCTAT TAGTCGTCGGGGCACTGGGCTCATGGAGGAAGATGAGGAGCCAATCGTGGAGGATGTGATGATGTCATCGGAGGGTCGGATGGATGACCTCAATGAAGGCATGGACTTCGACACCATGGACATCGATCTG CCACCCTCTAAGAACCGCCGCGAGAGGTCTGAGCTGAAGCCGGACTACTTTGACCCTGCTTCTATCATGGATGAATCA
- the LOC124859842 gene encoding E3 ubiquitin-protein ligase XIAP — MCDTYQNGVLERDNHTDFSRLENRLDSFKGSTLAQQVPPERLARAGFYFTGNADRVQCFSCSKTVENWHSGDTPVQRHMEISPSCSFLTCCHRNSLNPSYGAPVVNGSVYDEAAEDMQYRLSTGEIVDQTPYPRAPHMRSEQDRLQTFSLWPSRAPVRPRDLAQAGFYYLGLDDRVECFCCGGKLNDWEDGDSPWGEHTKYLGNCFFILGHDVGNVPLLDTAEEPMQAGSSNQDVNEDGSMETFERRLSSFATVQHPISHERLARAGFYSTGLGDKVLCFRCGGGLKGWQPEEDPWAEHAKYYPGCSFLLEEKGDEFVNSIQLRGPQQSSAAASHQNGFSASEKDEDPLEKLRKLQMEKQCKICMDRDISIVFLPCGHLVSCKQCSESLIKCPICCGAITQKIKTYIA; from the exons ATGTGTGACACATATCAAAATGGTGTTTTGGAAAGAGACAACCATACTGATTTCTCACGGTTAGAAAATCGCCTGGACTCGTTCAAGGGCTCCACCCTGGCTCAGCAAGTACCGCCTGAACGACTGGCAAGGGCTGGCTTCTACTTCACTGGCAACGCAGACCGAGTACAGTGTTTCAGCTGCAGTAAGACCGTGGAAAACTGGCATAGCGGAGACACGCCTGTACAAAGACACATGGAG ATTTCTCCATCGTGCAGTTTCCTCACCTGCTGCCACCGAAACAGCTTGAACCCAAGTTATGGCGCCCCCGTCGTTAATGGTTCTGTCTATGACGAAGCTGCAGAAGACATGCAGTATCGTTTGTCCACTGGAGAAATAGTTGATCAGACCCCCTACCCTAGAGCCCCTCACATGAGGAGTGAACAAGACCGCCTTCAGACCTTTTCTTTGTGGCCCTCCAGGGCCCCTGTAAGACCCAGAGATCTGGCTCAGGCTGGCTTCTACTACTTGGGCCTGGATGACAGGGTGGAGTGTTTCTGCTGTGGCGGCAAGCTGAATGACTGGGAAGATGGAGACAGCCCTTGGGGTGAACACACCAAATACTTAGGCAACTGCTTTTTCATCCTCGGCCATGACGTAGGTAACGTCCCGCTCCTGGACACTGCAGAGGAGCCCATGCAGGCGGGGAGCAGCAATCAAGACGTGAATGAGGATGGGAGTATGGAGACCTTTGAGAGGAGGCTCAGTAGCTTTGCTACTGTTCAGCACCCTATCAGCCATGAGAGGCTTGCAAGAGCTGGTTTCTACAGCACAG gGTTAGGAGACAAGGTGTTATGTTTCCGATGTGGTGGGGGTTTAAAAGGCTGGCAGCCCGAGGAAGACCCCTGGGCAGAACATGCTAAATACTACCCAGG ATGCAGCTTTCTGCTGGAAGAAAAAGGAGATGAATTTGTCAACAGCATTCAGCTACGAGGACCCCAACAAAGTAGTGCT GCTGCAAGTCATCAGAATGGATTTTCAGCCAGTGAAAAAG atGAGGACCCActggagaaactgaggaagttgcAGATGGAAAAACAGTGCAAAATCTGCATGGACAGAGATATTTCTATCGTCTTCCTCCCATGTGGTCATCTGGTCAGTTGCAAGCAGTGCTCAGAGTCACTCATCAAGTGTCCGATCTGCTGTGGAGctataacacaaaaaataaaaacctataTTGCTTAA